In Micromonospora sp. NBC_01813, the following are encoded in one genomic region:
- a CDS encoding PhoH family protein → MTGTPPPGQARVQTRITVPDPQIMVNLLGAGDEILRLVEQSVASDVHVRGNEITITGVPSDNAVAERLFGELLELIAKGETLTTDAVRRTVGMLAQGGTERPADVLTLNILSRRGRTIRPKTLGQKRYVDAIDAHTIVFGIGPAGTGKTYLAMAKAVQALQAKQVNRIILTRPAVEAGERLGFLPGTLFEKIDPYLRPLYDALHDMLDPDSIPKLMAAGTIEVAPLAYMRGRTLNDAFIILDEAQNTTAEQMKMFLTRLGFNSRIVVTGDITQVDLPGGTTSGLRTVRDILTGLDDVHFAQLSSTDVVRHRLVSDIVDAYARWDADREAQQNQGVHAVQGRTAHGGGRANRRR, encoded by the coding sequence ATGACCGGCACTCCACCGCCCGGGCAGGCCCGGGTGCAGACCAGGATCACCGTTCCGGACCCGCAGATCATGGTCAACCTGCTTGGCGCAGGCGACGAGATCCTGCGGTTGGTCGAGCAGTCCGTCGCCAGCGACGTGCACGTGCGCGGCAACGAGATCACCATCACGGGCGTCCCCTCGGACAACGCGGTGGCCGAGCGCCTCTTCGGCGAACTACTCGAGTTGATCGCCAAAGGCGAGACCCTGACGACCGACGCGGTACGCCGTACCGTCGGCATGCTGGCACAGGGTGGCACCGAGCGCCCGGCCGACGTGCTGACCCTCAACATCCTCTCCCGTCGGGGCCGGACGATCCGGCCCAAGACCCTGGGCCAGAAACGGTACGTGGACGCGATCGACGCGCACACCATCGTCTTCGGCATCGGTCCCGCCGGCACCGGCAAGACCTATCTCGCGATGGCCAAGGCGGTGCAGGCGCTGCAGGCCAAGCAGGTCAACCGGATCATCCTGACCAGGCCGGCGGTCGAGGCCGGCGAACGGCTCGGCTTCCTTCCCGGCACGCTGTTCGAGAAGATCGATCCGTACCTGCGTCCGCTCTACGACGCGCTGCACGACATGCTCGACCCCGACTCCATCCCGAAGCTGATGGCGGCCGGCACCATCGAGGTCGCGCCGCTGGCGTACATGCGTGGTCGCACGCTCAACGACGCCTTCATCATTCTCGACGAGGCGCAGAACACCACCGCCGAGCAGATGAAGATGTTCCTGACCCGGCTCGGGTTCAACTCCCGGATCGTTGTCACCGGTGACATCACCCAGGTCGACCTGCCCGGTGGCACGACCAGTGGGCTGCGGACGGTGCGGGACATCCTCACCGGCCTGGACGACGTGCACTTCGCCCAACTGTCCAGCACCGACGTGGTGCGCCACCGACTGGTCAGCGACATCGTCGACGCGTACGCCCGCTGGGACGCCGACCGTGAGGCACAGCAGAATCAGGGCGTCCACGCGGTCCAGGGCCGGACCGCCCACGGCGGCGGCCGGGCCAACCGGCGCCGATAG
- the ybeY gene encoding rRNA maturation RNase YbeY, with protein MSIEIANESGVDVDTDAVLAVARHALDEMGVNPLAELSVLLVDQDYMAELNHRWMGGDGPTDVLAFPMDEGSVDHGPGEASAGEPGLLGDIVLCPEVAAKQAATAGHAAADELHLLTVHGVLHLLGYDHAEPDEEREMFELQARLLYSWKEARAK; from the coding sequence GTGTCCATCGAGATCGCCAACGAGTCCGGAGTCGACGTCGACACCGACGCGGTGCTCGCCGTCGCCCGTCACGCGCTGGACGAGATGGGCGTCAACCCGCTCGCTGAGCTGTCGGTGCTCCTCGTCGACCAGGACTACATGGCGGAGCTCAACCACCGGTGGATGGGTGGCGACGGCCCGACCGACGTGCTCGCCTTCCCGATGGACGAAGGCAGCGTCGATCACGGCCCGGGTGAGGCCAGCGCGGGGGAGCCGGGGCTGCTCGGCGACATCGTCCTGTGCCCGGAGGTGGCCGCCAAGCAGGCCGCCACCGCCGGGCACGCCGCCGCCGACGAGTTGCATCTGCTCACCGTGCACGGGGTGCTGCACCTGCTCGGCTACGACCACGCCGAGCCGGACGAGGAACGTGAGATGTTCGAACTGCAGGCTCGCCTGCTCTACAGCTGGAAGGAAGCCCGGGCCAAGTGA
- a CDS encoding hemolysin family protein, with protein sequence MNPGHTSGTPLAALGGAAGLPDLQLLFIAAALVVLAGIIAMTEAALVVVSPARAVEMARDGSRSARALQSVAADAVRHLNLLLLLRLLCELTATTLVALVAVDTFGAGWTAALVTAGAMTVVSFVVVGVGPRTVGRQHAFVVARATAPLVRGLGRALNPLASLLILIGNAVTPGKGFREGPFATQIELRELVDLAEQRGVVEHGERQMIHSVFALGDTIAREVMVPRTEMVWIERHKTSRQALALFMRSGFSRIPVIGENVDDVVGIIYLKDVVRLAQAAGSGDDDTPVADVMRPATFVPESKPVDDLLSEMQAARTHLVVVVDEYGGTGGLVTIEDILEEIVGEITDEYDVERPPVERLDDGRVRVTARLPVEDLGELFDVEVSDDEVETVGGLMAHMLGRVPIPGAEVTVAGLQLIAEGTTGRRNRVDTVLVAPVGVRPAEPTGHGHSDREDHRSAGNDPSKERQHADA encoded by the coding sequence GTGAACCCCGGCCATACGTCCGGCACCCCGCTGGCCGCCCTCGGCGGCGCGGCGGGGCTGCCGGACCTGCAGTTGCTGTTCATCGCGGCCGCACTCGTGGTGCTGGCCGGGATCATCGCCATGACCGAGGCGGCGCTGGTCGTCGTCTCGCCGGCCCGGGCCGTCGAGATGGCCCGCGACGGCAGCCGCAGCGCCCGCGCCCTGCAGTCGGTGGCCGCGGACGCCGTACGGCATCTCAACCTGTTGCTCCTGCTCCGCCTGCTCTGCGAGTTGACCGCCACCACCCTGGTCGCGCTGGTCGCCGTCGACACCTTCGGTGCCGGCTGGACGGCCGCGCTGGTGACCGCCGGTGCGATGACGGTGGTGAGCTTCGTGGTGGTCGGCGTCGGCCCACGGACGGTCGGACGGCAACACGCCTTCGTGGTGGCCCGGGCGACCGCGCCGCTGGTCCGTGGCCTCGGCCGGGCGTTGAACCCGTTGGCGTCCCTGCTGATTCTGATCGGCAACGCGGTCACTCCAGGCAAGGGCTTCCGGGAAGGCCCGTTCGCCACCCAGATCGAGCTCCGTGAGCTCGTCGACCTGGCCGAGCAGCGTGGCGTGGTCGAGCACGGCGAGCGGCAGATGATCCATTCGGTCTTCGCGCTCGGTGACACCATCGCCCGGGAGGTGATGGTGCCGCGAACCGAGATGGTGTGGATCGAGCGCCACAAGACGTCACGCCAGGCCCTGGCGCTGTTCATGCGGTCGGGTTTCTCCCGGATTCCGGTGATCGGCGAGAACGTCGACGACGTGGTCGGGATCATCTACCTCAAGGACGTCGTCCGCCTCGCGCAGGCGGCGGGGTCGGGGGACGACGACACGCCCGTGGCCGACGTGATGCGTCCGGCGACCTTCGTGCCGGAGTCGAAGCCGGTGGACGACCTGCTCTCCGAGATGCAGGCCGCCCGTACCCACCTGGTGGTGGTCGTCGACGAGTACGGCGGCACCGGTGGTCTGGTCACCATCGAGGACATCCTCGAGGAGATCGTCGGCGAGATCACCGACGAGTACGATGTCGAACGGCCACCGGTCGAGCGGCTCGACGACGGCCGGGTACGGGTGACCGCCCGGCTGCCGGTCGAGGACCTCGGCGAGCTGTTCGACGTCGAGGTGTCCGACGACGAGGTGGAAACGGTCGGCGGGCTGATGGCACACATGCTCGGGCGGGTCCCGATCCCGGGCGCGGAGGTCACCGTCGCCGGTCTGCAACTGATCGCCGAAGGCACCACCGGCCGGCGAAACCGGGTGGACACCGTCCTGGTGGCTCCGGTCGGCGTCCGGCCGGCGGAGCCGACCGGCCACGGCCACTCCGACCGGGAGGACCACCGGTCCGCCGGAAACGACCCATCGAAGGAAAGGCAGCACGCCGATGCCTGA
- a CDS encoding cytidine deaminase codes for MPESPTASAGADATAPLSAEDAKLVVLARGARARISAVEGAAVRDQDGRTYAGANVTLPSLTLTALQLAVASAVASGATRLEAAAVVTEASTLDGAGHAVVRDLAVDAPVHVAAPDGTLLGTVRQ; via the coding sequence ATGCCTGAGTCGCCGACCGCTTCCGCCGGGGCGGATGCCACGGCACCGCTCAGCGCCGAGGACGCCAAGTTGGTGGTGCTCGCGCGAGGAGCGCGGGCCCGGATCAGCGCGGTCGAGGGTGCCGCCGTACGGGACCAGGATGGCCGGACCTACGCGGGTGCGAACGTCACGCTGCCGTCGCTGACCTTGACCGCGCTGCAGTTGGCGGTGGCGTCGGCGGTCGCGTCCGGCGCGACCCGGCTGGAGGCGGCTGCCGTGGTCACCGAGGCATCCACCCTGGACGGTGCCGGTCACGCGGTGGTGCGTGACCTGGCGGTCGACGCACCGGTGCACGTCGCCGCCCCGGACGGGACACTGCTGGGCACGGTGCGCCAGTGA
- the era gene encoding GTPase Era, producing MPVDGTQPGFRAGFACFVGRPNAGKSTLTNAIIGQKIAITSSKPQTTRHVIRGVLHRPQSQVVLVDTPGLHRPRTLLGERLNDLVRQTWSEVDVIGLCIPADEAIGRGDRFITGEIAELKATVLAVVTKTDLVDRGRLAEQLLAVSELGDFTEVVPVSAATGHQVETLVDVIAKYLPESPRLYPDDMLTDEPEQVLIGELIREAALEGVRDELPHSIAVIVEEMVQEDSLIRIYADVYVERSSQKAIVIGAGGSRLRDVGTRSRREIEQLLDSRVYLDLHVRVAKDWQRDPRQLRKLGF from the coding sequence ATGCCCGTCGACGGCACCCAGCCGGGGTTCCGGGCCGGCTTCGCCTGCTTCGTCGGGCGGCCCAACGCCGGCAAGTCCACCCTGACGAACGCGATCATCGGTCAGAAGATCGCGATCACCTCCAGCAAGCCGCAGACCACCCGGCACGTGATCCGGGGCGTGCTGCACCGCCCGCAGTCGCAGGTCGTGCTGGTCGACACGCCGGGGCTGCACCGCCCCCGGACGTTACTCGGCGAGCGCCTCAACGACCTGGTGCGGCAGACCTGGAGCGAGGTCGACGTGATCGGCCTCTGTATTCCCGCCGACGAGGCGATCGGCCGTGGTGACCGGTTCATCACGGGCGAGATCGCCGAGCTCAAGGCGACCGTACTGGCCGTGGTGACCAAGACCGACCTGGTCGACCGGGGCCGACTGGCCGAGCAGTTGCTGGCGGTCAGCGAGTTGGGCGACTTCACGGAGGTGGTGCCGGTCAGCGCGGCCACCGGCCACCAGGTGGAGACGCTGGTCGACGTGATCGCCAAGTACCTGCCGGAATCGCCCCGGCTCTACCCGGACGACATGCTCACCGACGAGCCCGAGCAGGTGCTGATCGGTGAGCTGATCCGCGAGGCCGCCCTGGAAGGGGTCCGCGACGAGCTGCCGCACTCGATCGCGGTGATCGTCGAGGAGATGGTCCAGGAGGACTCGCTGATCCGGATCTACGCCGACGTCTACGTCGAACGGTCGAGTCAGAAGGCGATCGTCATCGGTGCCGGCGGTAGCCGGCTGCGCGACGTCGGCACCCGGTCCCGGCGGGAGATCGAGCAGCTGCTCGACAGCCGGGTCTACCTGGATCTGCACGTGCGGGTGGCCAAGGACTGGCAGCGCGACCCCCGGCAACTGCGCAAACTCGGATTCTGA
- a CDS encoding DUF4097 family beta strand repeat-containing protein: MALPRTAVALLAAAALLAGAAGCGPIGERRLDFRHTETAPITEISIVSPGSGDLLVRTRPAETVEIRRTVRYQRDEPGTTYRVVGTVLELEIDCGWRCSVSYDIDAPPGVSVRGENGSGQVALFDVASVSMKVGSGGVTVDGADGAVTAETGSGGITVARAAGPVTLTAGSGSVEGRELGGQGVLATAGSGSVTLSLDTAGPVQAQAGSGSVHITVPSGSYQVQTRTGSGHADVQLPHDADGEHLIDAETGSGSITVAQR, encoded by the coding sequence ATGGCACTCCCCCGTACGGCTGTCGCGCTGCTCGCCGCGGCGGCACTACTCGCCGGTGCTGCCGGCTGCGGCCCGATCGGTGAACGCCGGCTCGACTTCCGGCACACCGAGACCGCCCCGATCACCGAGATCAGCATCGTCTCGCCCGGCAGCGGTGATCTGCTGGTACGTACCCGGCCGGCGGAGACCGTCGAGATCCGGCGGACGGTGCGTTACCAACGCGACGAGCCCGGCACCACCTACCGGGTCGTCGGCACGGTGCTGGAGTTGGAGATCGACTGCGGGTGGCGGTGCAGCGTGTCGTACGACATCGATGCCCCACCGGGGGTGTCGGTACGCGGGGAGAACGGCTCCGGCCAGGTGGCGCTGTTCGACGTGGCGTCGGTGTCGATGAAGGTGGGTTCCGGCGGCGTCACCGTCGACGGCGCCGACGGCGCGGTGACCGCGGAGACCGGTTCCGGCGGCATCACGGTGGCCAGGGCTGCCGGGCCGGTCACGCTGACCGCCGGTTCCGGCTCCGTCGAGGGCCGCGAGTTGGGCGGCCAGGGCGTCCTGGCGACGGCCGGATCGGGCAGCGTGACACTGTCGCTGGACACCGCAGGTCCGGTCCAGGCACAGGCTGGCAGCGGCTCGGTCCACATCACCGTCCCGTCCGGCAGCTACCAGGTGCAGACCCGGACCGGTTCCGGCCACGCCGACGTGCAGCTACCGCACGACGCCGACGGCGAACACCTGATCGACGCCGAAACCGGCAGCGGAAGCATCACCGTCGCTCAACGGTGA
- the recO gene encoding DNA repair protein RecO, which translates to MPGYRRQLYRDDAVVLRVQKLGESDRIITLLTRRHGRMRAVARGVRRTTSRFGARLEPFGHVDLQLAGNPDGPGSSLHTVSQVEGLHLYGKRFLTDYPRYTAASAIAETAERLTPMEREPSLQLFQLTLGALRALADGEHASTLVLDAYLLRGMAFAGWAPALTDCAVCGTRGRHRAFSVPAGGCVCPDCRPPGAAHPAPATIDLMAALAGGDWRVADGSEPAARRECSGLVAAHLQWHLERALRSLPLVDRRSPGD; encoded by the coding sequence ATGCCCGGATACCGCCGCCAGCTCTACCGCGACGACGCGGTGGTGCTGCGGGTGCAGAAGCTGGGCGAGTCCGACCGGATCATCACCCTGCTGACCCGTCGACACGGCCGGATGCGGGCGGTTGCCCGCGGCGTACGCCGGACCACCTCGCGCTTCGGTGCCCGGCTGGAGCCGTTCGGCCACGTCGATCTGCAGCTCGCCGGCAACCCGGACGGCCCGGGTAGTTCCCTGCACACGGTCAGCCAGGTCGAAGGGCTGCACCTGTACGGCAAGCGGTTCCTCACCGACTACCCGCGCTACACGGCGGCCAGCGCGATCGCCGAAACCGCCGAGCGGCTCACCCCGATGGAGCGGGAACCGTCGTTGCAGCTCTTTCAGCTCACCCTCGGTGCGCTGCGCGCGCTGGCCGACGGGGAGCACGCCAGCACGCTGGTGCTCGACGCCTACCTGCTGCGCGGTATGGCGTTCGCCGGCTGGGCCCCGGCGCTGACCGACTGCGCGGTGTGCGGCACCCGGGGCCGGCACCGGGCGTTCTCCGTACCGGCCGGGGGTTGTGTCTGCCCGGACTGCCGACCGCCCGGCGCGGCCCATCCGGCGCCGGCCACCATCGATCTGATGGCCGCCCTGGCCGGCGGCGACTGGCGGGTCGCGGACGGCTCGGAGCCGGCCGCCCGCCGGGAGTGCAGCGGACTCGTGGCGGCGCACCTGCAGTGGCACCTGGAGCGCGCGCTACGCTCGCTGCCGCTGGTCGACCGCCGTTCCCCAGGAGACTGA
- a CDS encoding isoprenyl transferase: MTKGRGLRPPVAPTPHPSGARPPTLPKQVLPRHVAIVMDGNGRWAKDRGLPRTKGHEQGEYSLFDTIEGAIELGIPYLTAYAFSTENWRRSPEEVRFLMGFNRDVIRRRRDQLVDLGVRVVWSGRAGRLWKSVISELQTAEEMSRHNSTLTLQFCVNYGGQAEIADAAAAIAREVAAGKVDPDRINEKMLARYLYHPEVPEVDLFLRPSGEQRTSNFMLWQSAYAELVFLDTLWPDFDRRHLWYACELYAQRDRRFGGALPNPVAPQT; encoded by the coding sequence ATGACCAAGGGCAGGGGCCTGCGCCCGCCGGTGGCACCAACGCCGCACCCGTCCGGTGCCCGTCCGCCGACGTTGCCCAAGCAGGTGCTGCCCCGGCACGTGGCGATCGTCATGGACGGCAACGGCCGCTGGGCCAAGGACCGCGGGCTGCCCCGGACCAAGGGTCACGAGCAGGGTGAGTACTCGCTTTTCGACACCATCGAGGGCGCGATCGAGCTGGGCATCCCCTATCTGACGGCCTACGCGTTCTCCACCGAGAACTGGCGGCGTTCACCGGAGGAGGTCCGGTTCCTGATGGGTTTCAACCGTGACGTCATCCGTCGCCGCCGCGACCAGCTCGTCGACCTCGGGGTACGGGTGGTGTGGTCCGGCCGGGCCGGCCGGCTCTGGAAGAGCGTGATCTCCGAACTGCAGACCGCGGAGGAGATGTCGCGGCACAACAGCACGCTCACCCTGCAGTTCTGCGTCAACTACGGCGGGCAGGCCGAGATCGCCGACGCGGCGGCGGCGATCGCCCGGGAGGTGGCGGCCGGCAAGGTGGATCCGGACCGGATCAACGAGAAGATGCTCGCCCGGTACCTCTACCATCCCGAGGTGCCGGAGGTGGACCTGTTCCTGCGGCCCTCCGGCGAGCAGCGGACGTCGAACTTCATGCTCTGGCAGTCGGCCTACGCGGAGCTGGTCTTCCTGGACACGCTCTGGCCCGACTTCGACCGGCGGCACCTGTGGTACGCCTGCGAGCTGTACGCCCAGCGGGACCGTCGCTTCGGCGGCGCGCTGCCCAACCCGGTCGCCCCGCAGACCTGA
- a CDS encoding FecCD family ABC transporter permease, with translation MAAATLLAGRSDLLGLSAQRRRTAIWLLALTVGLIVTGLVAVGSGAIGIAPTTVARIIGHHLVGVPAEVSWTLPEQAIVWQVRLPRVLLGMLVGAGLAVCGVALQAMVRNVLADPYLLGINSGASSGAAAAILFGAGAGFGQYALSTSAFLGALAASLLVFLIARSGGRVTSIRLLLSGVAVGYALYATTSFLIFASGSAEGARSVMFWLLGSLGLARWNALLAVAAVVLIGMIGYLTIVGRRLDVLAIGDETAQTLGVSPDRFRLRLLVIVSLSVGVLVSAAGSIGFVGLVVPHLARRIVGAPHVRVVPVAALLGAILLVWADVVARVLLAPQEIPIGIITSLLGAPFLLVLIRRLHSNSA, from the coding sequence ATGGCGGCGGCCACCCTGCTGGCAGGTCGAAGCGATCTGCTCGGCCTCTCCGCGCAGCGGCGCCGGACCGCGATCTGGTTGCTGGCGCTGACCGTCGGGCTGATCGTGACCGGGTTGGTGGCGGTCGGCTCCGGCGCGATCGGGATCGCGCCGACGACCGTGGCCCGAATCATCGGCCACCACCTCGTCGGGGTGCCCGCCGAGGTCAGCTGGACGCTTCCCGAGCAGGCCATCGTCTGGCAGGTCCGACTGCCCCGGGTGCTGCTCGGCATGCTCGTCGGCGCCGGACTCGCCGTGTGCGGGGTGGCGTTGCAGGCCATGGTCCGCAACGTGCTGGCCGACCCGTACCTGCTCGGGATCAACTCCGGCGCCTCCAGCGGCGCGGCCGCGGCCATCCTGTTCGGCGCTGGTGCCGGCTTCGGTCAGTACGCCCTGTCCACCAGCGCCTTCCTCGGCGCGCTCGCGGCGTCGCTGCTGGTCTTCCTGATCGCGCGCAGCGGCGGTCGGGTCACCTCGATCAGACTGCTGTTGTCCGGCGTCGCGGTCGGCTACGCGCTCTACGCCACCACCAGCTTCCTGATCTTCGCCTCCGGCTCCGCCGAAGGCGCCCGATCGGTGATGTTCTGGCTGCTCGGCTCGCTCGGACTGGCCCGCTGGAACGCCCTGCTGGCGGTCGCCGCGGTGGTGCTGATCGGCATGATCGGCTACCTGACGATCGTCGGTCGGCGCCTCGACGTACTGGCCATCGGCGACGAGACCGCGCAGACCCTCGGCGTGTCACCCGACCGGTTCCGGCTGCGGCTCCTGGTGATCGTCTCGCTCAGCGTCGGTGTGCTGGTCTCCGCGGCCGGCAGCATCGGGTTCGTCGGGCTGGTCGTGCCGCACCTGGCCCGACGGATCGTCGGCGCACCGCACGTACGGGTGGTGCCGGTGGCCGCCCTGCTCGGGGCGATCCTGCTGGTCTGGGCCGACGTGGTCGCCCGGGTCCTGTTGGCGCCGCAGGAGATCCCGATCGGGATCATCACGTCGCTGCTCGGTGCGCCGTTCCTGCTGGTCCTGATCCGCCGCCTGCACTCCAACTCCGCTTGA